A part of Bacteroidota bacterium genomic DNA contains:
- a CDS encoding metallophosphoesterase, whose protein sequence is MERPFTIAHLSDLHISLDHSRHNIRKTRSLIEYCLRQGADHVVITGDITANGEKKEFEATRKIFRNYGLLDARKLSLLCGNHDVYGGVHRAEEILSFPKRCKTTNYDRKMREFREHFHEVFDSSEQSSPDISSPFVKVFDGVAIIGVHSIARYSRVKNPIGSNGEVDDKQFERLRKTLMAEHLKEKRKLVLIHHHFNKILSNGAGRAHSVWNAVERQTMKLRGKKRLLQLFAASSVDLVLHGHVHCNHEYMRKGIRFLNAGGSILGDNSTFHVAFIRVSPAGVQTTLRKLPQFAATQPTEPLLRPANQLVIPEAA, encoded by the coding sequence ATGGAGCGTCCGTTTACTATCGCCCATCTTTCGGATCTGCACATTAGTCTCGACCACTCGAGACATAATATCAGGAAAACCCGCTCGCTTATCGAGTATTGCCTGCGACAAGGGGCTGATCATGTTGTCATCACAGGCGATATCACGGCAAACGGCGAGAAGAAGGAATTTGAGGCAACCCGCAAGATCTTCAGAAACTACGGGCTGCTTGACGCCCGGAAACTTTCCCTTCTTTGCGGAAACCACGATGTGTACGGTGGTGTTCATCGTGCCGAGGAAATCCTCTCATTCCCCAAACGCTGCAAGACGACGAACTACGATCGGAAGATGAGAGAATTCCGTGAGCACTTTCATGAAGTCTTTGATTCATCGGAACAAAGCAGTCCCGACATCTCGTCTCCTTTCGTGAAGGTTTTTGACGGCGTCGCAATCATTGGAGTGCATTCCATAGCACGGTACTCGCGCGTGAAGAACCCGATCGGCTCCAACGGCGAGGTTGATGACAAACAGTTTGAGCGCTTGAGAAAGACTCTCATGGCCGAACACCTGAAGGAAAAACGGAAACTTGTGCTCATACATCACCACTTCAACAAAATACTCTCGAATGGTGCAGGGAGAGCACACTCTGTTTGGAACGCTGTGGAGCGCCAGACAATGAAACTCAGGGGTAAGAAGCGCTTGCTGCAACTGTTTGCCGCATCGAGCGTTGACCTGGTGCTGCACGGGCACGTGCACTGCAACCACGAGTATATGAGAAAGGGAATTCGCTTCCTGAACGCCGGCGGCTCCATACTCGGTGACAACAGCACCTTTCATGTTGCGTTCATTCGTGTGAGTCCCGCCGGAGTTCAAACGACGTTGAGAAAACTGCCCCAATTTGCCGCAACCCAACCAACCGAGCCATTGCTACGCCCCGCAAATCAACTGGTCATTCCGGAAGCTGCGTAG
- the phoU gene encoding phosphate signaling complex protein PhoU, with amino-acid sequence MNTTRGIPERELMHRHFEYELDGLKSNIIKIASLAEQSIAQSIKSLLEQKKEIARQVIEFDKQIDAYEIVIDNHVVDILALQQPVAVDLRFILAASKINNDLERIGDHAVNIAQSAIVLADAPYIKPLVDIPVMADTTKQMLRDAIDAFIHRDAQKARRVLENDDMIDNLNKKIVNDLVVLMRKDQSTIDQALDLIRVSRNLERVADLTTNIAEQVIFMAEARVVKHQGGHEQTPGEEPTQ; translated from the coding sequence ATGAACACAACACGAGGCATTCCGGAAAGGGAATTGATGCACAGACATTTCGAATACGAACTTGACGGACTGAAATCCAACATCATCAAAATTGCCAGTCTCGCCGAGCAGTCGATTGCCCAGTCCATCAAGTCGTTGCTCGAACAGAAGAAGGAGATTGCACGGCAGGTTATCGAATTCGACAAACAGATCGATGCCTACGAGATCGTCATCGACAATCACGTCGTGGATATTCTTGCGTTGCAGCAGCCTGTTGCCGTTGACTTGCGGTTTATTCTGGCGGCGTCAAAGATCAACAACGACCTGGAACGGATCGGCGACCACGCCGTCAACATCGCGCAGTCAGCCATTGTTCTTGCCGATGCCCCGTATATCAAACCCCTCGTGGATATTCCCGTCATGGCGGACACAACAAAGCAAATGCTGCGGGATGCGATCGACGCGTTTATCCACCGGGATGCACAGAAGGCCCGCCGTGTTCTTGAGAACGATGATATGATCGACAATCTGAACAAGAAGATTGTCAACGATCTGGTTGTGCTGATGCGCAAGGATCAATCCACAATCGATCAGGCGCTGGATCTCATCCGGGTCAGCCGCAATCTGGAACGCGTGGCCGATCTCACGACCAACATAGCCGAGCAGGTGATTTTTATGGCGGAGGCGAGGGTGGTGAAACATCAGGGCGGTCACGAACAAACGCCCGGGGAAGAACCTACGCAGTAA
- a CDS encoding carboxypeptidase-like regulatory domain-containing protein, with product MMKNISATIFLLVLLLATTGILHAQTGVLAGKIFDQQTGEELVGANVLIVGTTTGATTDIDGKYSVRNIPVGTYSVRISFVGYGSKTVTDVAIKAGQTATLNVSLTSSTVEADEIVITAERVRATESALLSERKKAAAIGDGISAEQIKRAPDATSGDALKRVTGISVVDNKFVYVRGITDRYNGTTVDGASVTSTEVGKKGFSFDLIPSNLIENTTVVKSATPDLPGDFTGGLVQVNTLDIPTDRLIKAGVSSSYNTVSTSKEFLVSQGGRRDWLGYDDGSRSMPAQDGSLTEFAKSLPNNWAPSQRKAPYNGSFSLTFGDQLVLGNEETSESRLGLITSLSYSNSFQRTNFKVNELTSGGFPLRRFDGAKDEYSVLWGAIVNATYKISNLHKISLKNSYNRSGEDQVSQYQGEDGNTGSEVRSTAIRWTQRSAYTGQIVGDHNFPELGGLMLQWRGTASSSLREDPDRKLVPYVRQIGSAPEDPFYVATSDRSWEKANDRSKGLGLDFSLPVGSLKTKGGLYYEGRTTDYKIRAYRITGVAGTPFQLYSLPIDSVFRPENLGAGGFAFFENPSNAASFYDGDQELIAGYAMMDAPFTIAGQDFRFVGGARLENSLQTLRSTRSLTDPTPETTQLKKIDALPSMNLTYIINPITNFRIAYSQSLNRPEFRELAPVAYYDFDRLETVFGNPTLQRALIKNYDARFELFPAPGEVVAVSYFHKDLSSPIEEMIDVSSTPIRTYINSNRAKNRGWEIEFRKSLDFLGGYFSNFMLYGNYTRITSEVEVLDEVTPGVFQISKRPLQGQSPYMVNLGFFFTEPTTRTSVSIFYNKAGRRIDAVGSAISEPDIYEEPRDLVDITVSQPLFNMFEVKFAVKNLNGREQFLSKRDQIYRSNDTGTTYSFSLSATL from the coding sequence ATGATGAAGAACATCAGTGCTACCATTTTTCTGTTAGTCCTTTTGCTGGCAACCACCGGAATATTGCATGCACAGACGGGCGTGCTTGCCGGGAAAATCTTCGACCAACAGACAGGTGAAGAACTCGTCGGGGCGAACGTTCTGATCGTCGGGACGACAACCGGCGCAACAACGGACATTGACGGCAAGTACAGCGTCCGCAACATTCCGGTTGGAACGTACAGCGTCCGTATTTCCTTCGTCGGCTACGGGTCAAAGACGGTCACTGACGTTGCGATCAAAGCGGGGCAGACGGCAACACTGAACGTGAGTCTTACATCTTCAACTGTTGAAGCCGATGAAATTGTGATAACGGCGGAGCGAGTGCGGGCAACAGAAAGCGCATTGTTGTCGGAACGCAAGAAAGCTGCGGCGATTGGCGATGGCATCAGCGCCGAGCAAATCAAGCGGGCGCCGGATGCGACGTCGGGCGATGCTCTGAAGCGTGTGACGGGTATTTCGGTTGTGGATAACAAGTTTGTGTACGTCCGCGGAATTACCGACCGCTATAACGGAACAACGGTCGACGGGGCTTCTGTGACAAGTACCGAAGTCGGGAAGAAAGGATTCTCCTTCGATCTCATTCCCTCCAATCTCATCGAGAATACGACAGTAGTCAAGAGCGCAACGCCTGATCTGCCGGGAGATTTTACGGGAGGATTAGTGCAGGTGAATACGCTCGATATTCCGACCGATCGTCTCATCAAAGCGGGCGTGTCAAGTTCATACAACACCGTTTCGACCTCGAAAGAATTCTTAGTCTCGCAAGGTGGCAGGCGCGACTGGCTGGGATATGATGACGGCAGCAGGTCGATGCCTGCACAGGATGGCTCATTGACTGAGTTTGCCAAATCGCTGCCCAACAATTGGGCACCGAGTCAGAGGAAGGCGCCGTACAACGGTTCGTTTTCTCTCACATTCGGCGATCAGTTGGTCCTCGGCAATGAGGAGACGAGCGAAAGTCGTCTCGGACTCATCACGTCGCTTTCGTACAGCAACAGTTTCCAACGCACGAATTTCAAGGTGAATGAACTGACCAGCGGAGGATTTCCTCTCCGGCGGTTCGACGGAGCAAAGGATGAGTATTCCGTGCTGTGGGGCGCAATCGTTAACGCGACGTATAAGATTTCCAATCTGCACAAGATCAGCCTGAAAAACAGCTACAATCGATCGGGGGAAGATCAGGTAAGCCAGTATCAGGGTGAGGACGGCAACACTGGAAGCGAAGTGCGCAGCACGGCAATTCGATGGACGCAGCGTTCGGCATATACCGGACAGATTGTCGGCGACCATAATTTTCCCGAATTGGGTGGATTAATGTTACAGTGGCGCGGAACAGCCTCCTCGTCGCTGAGAGAAGATCCTGATAGAAAACTTGTACCGTACGTCAGGCAGATTGGTTCGGCGCCTGAGGATCCGTTCTACGTTGCAACGAGTGACCGGAGTTGGGAGAAGGCGAACGACAGAAGCAAAGGCCTCGGATTGGATTTTTCTCTCCCTGTCGGGAGTTTGAAAACAAAGGGTGGTTTGTACTACGAAGGACGAACCACCGATTACAAGATTCGCGCATACAGAATTACCGGGGTGGCCGGAACTCCGTTTCAGTTGTACTCATTACCTATTGACAGCGTGTTTCGGCCCGAGAATCTCGGCGCGGGCGGGTTCGCATTCTTTGAAAACCCCAGCAACGCTGCCAGCTTCTACGATGGCGATCAAGAACTGATAGCGGGATATGCGATGATGGATGCGCCGTTTACAATTGCCGGACAGGACTTCCGTTTTGTCGGCGGCGCACGTTTGGAGAATTCCCTGCAAACGTTGCGCAGCACACGCTCGCTGACCGACCCGACTCCCGAAACCACTCAACTCAAAAAGATTGATGCTCTCCCGTCGATGAACCTGACGTACATCATCAATCCGATCACGAACTTCAGGATCGCGTACAGTCAATCATTGAACCGCCCCGAATTCCGGGAGCTTGCTCCGGTTGCATACTACGATTTCGACAGGCTCGAAACGGTGTTCGGAAACCCCACACTGCAGCGTGCTCTCATCAAGAATTATGATGCACGATTTGAACTGTTCCCGGCTCCGGGTGAAGTCGTTGCCGTCAGCTACTTTCACAAGGATCTCTCATCACCGATTGAAGAGATGATCGACGTTTCTTCGACGCCCATCCGAACCTACATCAACTCCAACAGGGCAAAGAACAGGGGATGGGAAATCGAGTTCCGTAAGTCGTTGGACTTCCTCGGAGGCTACTTCAGCAACTTCATGCTGTACGGCAACTACACAAGAATCACATCCGAGGTTGAGGTGCTGGATGAGGTGACGCCGGGTGTGTTTCAGATTTCGAAACGGCCGCTGCAGGGACAGTCGCCGTACATGGTCAATCTGGGATTCTTCTTCACTGAGCCGACAACACGCACATCCGTCAGCATCTTCTACAACAAAGCCGGACGAAGAATCGATGCGGTCGGGTCTGCGATCAGCGAGCCTGATATCTATGAAGAGCCGCGGGATCTTGTCGATATCACGGTTTCCCAGCCGCTGTTCAACATGTTTGAGGTGAAGTTTGCAGTAAAGAATCTGAATGGGCGGGAACAGTTCCTTTCGAAACGTGATCAAATCTATCGCAGTAACGACACGGGAACAACCTACTCATTCTCGTTGTCCGCAACATTGTAG
- a CDS encoding T9SS type A sorting domain-containing protein yields MVKRIATVLILVLCSSFALAQKPQVVIGAGLGAAFKAPYFQPGGSVRNLSADTAYILTGIYYVDSLAVLNIASGTVILGDSATGATLCIKRGGKIYANGTVDRPIVFTTRNNPGDRRVGQWGGLILLGSARNNQSLNQTIEGGLHPSAVYGGTNDDDSSGVVRYVRIEYGGIPFLTDNEINGLTMGSVGRRTVIEYVQTSFNNDDGFEWFGGTVNARYLVSWRNLDDDFDSDFGWSGRVQFGYALRDPAIFDASTGSNSNGFETDNMGGSSGPWPARPTTSGIFSNMTLIGPASDTSQYGSISPKHDYALFIRRRSSISIYNSLFAGFRHGLVLRNDSTQWNASVDSLQIRNTSIQAGRRMVGVDTPPSSFSGSGGFNGFSGESWFLTSGWGNIGTTPRQPSAVGLSPAAFTFGPGTDPRPALGSEPVTAGTNFANARLNGLVTTTYRGAFDPALPMNQQWTAGWTNFDPQNTNYLTSVKEVSQTVPQKFELGQNYPNPFNPTTNIEFQIPKSSFVTLKVYNMLGQEVATLVNQLLSAGSFVADFDAANLASGSYIYRLSADGAVQSRKMILMR; encoded by the coding sequence ATGGTCAAGAGGATAGCAACTGTGTTGATCCTTGTACTCTGTAGTTCGTTTGCCCTTGCGCAGAAACCGCAAGTGGTTATTGGCGCAGGATTGGGAGCCGCGTTCAAGGCCCCGTATTTTCAACCGGGCGGTTCGGTGAGAAATCTCTCCGCCGACACTGCCTATATTCTGACAGGAATCTACTACGTTGATTCGTTGGCCGTCCTCAATATTGCGTCGGGAACAGTGATTCTCGGCGACTCGGCTACAGGGGCCACGTTGTGCATCAAGCGGGGTGGAAAAATCTACGCGAACGGTACAGTAGATCGCCCGATCGTGTTTACGACGCGGAACAATCCCGGCGACCGGAGAGTCGGGCAGTGGGGTGGACTTATCCTGCTCGGTTCGGCTCGTAACAATCAAAGCCTGAACCAGACAATCGAAGGCGGACTTCATCCATCAGCGGTGTACGGCGGCACAAACGATGATGATTCGAGCGGCGTCGTCCGTTACGTGCGCATCGAGTATGGTGGAATTCCATTCCTTACCGACAACGAGATCAATGGATTGACGATGGGGAGTGTCGGTCGCCGTACAGTGATCGAGTACGTGCAAACAAGCTTCAACAATGACGACGGCTTTGAATGGTTTGGTGGAACAGTGAATGCACGTTACCTCGTCTCGTGGCGCAATCTTGATGATGATTTCGATTCGGATTTCGGCTGGAGCGGTCGTGTGCAGTTCGGGTACGCCTTGCGTGACCCGGCAATTTTTGACGCAAGTACAGGAAGCAACTCCAACGGATTTGAGACGGACAATATGGGAGGTAGTTCCGGTCCCTGGCCGGCACGCCCGACAACGAGCGGAATCTTTTCCAACATGACACTCATTGGCCCTGCTTCCGATACAAGCCAATACGGAAGCATTTCACCGAAACATGATTATGCGTTGTTCATCCGAAGGCGTTCTTCGATCAGTATTTACAACTCGTTGTTTGCCGGGTTCCGGCACGGGCTGGTGTTGCGCAATGACAGCACGCAGTGGAATGCAAGTGTTGACAGTCTGCAGATCCGCAACACCAGCATTCAAGCGGGTCGTCGGATGGTTGGTGTCGATACACCTCCGTCATCGTTCTCCGGATCAGGCGGGTTCAACGGCTTCAGCGGCGAATCATGGTTCCTGACATCGGGATGGGGTAATATCGGAACCACGCCGCGCCAACCTTCTGCCGTAGGTCTAAGCCCCGCGGCATTCACGTTCGGACCGGGCACAGACCCGCGCCCCGCACTTGGTTCCGAGCCTGTAACGGCTGGTACAAACTTCGCTAATGCGCGACTAAACGGGTTAGTCACAACTACATACCGCGGCGCATTCGATCCTGCATTGCCGATGAACCAACAATGGACTGCCGGCTGGACGAACTTCGATCCGCAGAACACGAACTACTTGACGAGCGTGAAAGAAGTATCGCAGACCGTTCCGCAGAAATTCGAGTTGGGTCAGAACTATCCCAATCCCTTCAACCCGACAACGAATATTGAGTTCCAGATTCCGAAGAGCAGCTTCGTAACGTTGAAGGTGTATAACATGCTTGGACAGGAAGTTGCAACGCTGGTGAATCAACTGTTGAGTGCAGGTTCATTCGTTGCCGATTTCGATGCGGCAAATCTCGCATCCGGTTCGTATATCTACCGCTTGAGTGCGGATGGCGCAGTACAGTCGCGCAAGATGATTCTCATGCGTTAA
- a CDS encoding phosphate ABC transporter ATP-binding protein — protein sequence MTTMLPTTKIRTQNLNLHYGPKQALKDISIDIPVRRVTAFIGPSGCGKSTYLRSLNRMNDLIDDVTIDGKVYIDDVDIYDKDVDVVELRKRVGMIFQKSNPFPKSIYDNVAYGPRINGVKDKKNLDEIVEQTLIRSALWAEVKDDLRKSALALSGGQQQRLCIARALAVDPEVLLMDEPASALDPIATAKIEELIYELKEKYTIVIVTHNMQQAARVSDFTAFFYLGELIEYDETKKMFTTPVKKQTEEYITGRFG from the coding sequence ATGACAACAATGCTTCCAACAACAAAAATACGAACGCAGAATCTCAATCTGCATTACGGTCCCAAGCAGGCATTGAAAGATATCAGTATCGATATTCCTGTCAGACGTGTGACGGCATTCATCGGCCCTTCCGGCTGCGGGAAGTCAACATATCTGCGCAGTCTTAACCGGATGAATGATCTGATTGATGACGTCACGATTGACGGGAAGGTGTATATCGATGATGTTGACATCTATGACAAGGATGTTGACGTCGTGGAGTTACGCAAGCGGGTAGGGATGATCTTTCAGAAATCCAATCCCTTTCCAAAATCCATTTACGATAACGTTGCGTACGGCCCCCGCATCAACGGCGTGAAGGACAAGAAGAATCTGGATGAGATTGTCGAGCAAACCCTCATCCGTTCCGCTCTCTGGGCTGAAGTGAAAGACGATTTACGCAAAAGCGCCCTTGCCCTTTCAGGCGGACAGCAACAGCGCCTCTGCATAGCCCGTGCCCTTGCCGTCGATCCGGAAGTGTTACTAATGGACGAGCCGGCCAGCGCCCTCGACCCGATTGCCACGGCCAAGATTGAGGAACTGATTTATGAGTTGAAAGAGAAGTACACAATCGTTATTGTAACTCATAATATGCAGCAGGCGGCCAGGGTCAGTGATTTTACCGCGTTCTTCTATCTGGGAGAGTTGATTGAGTACGATGAGACAAAGAAGATGTTCACAACTCCCGTCAAGAAGCAGACAGAGGAGTATATCACCGGACGATTCGGCTAA
- a CDS encoding flippase-like domain-containing protein: protein MIDFTELWRLITVLGCTLPFVFAPGVLLHVLDVLGWRTMLATDRRTVSFTSLLNIHISSEAIARSIPFGVPFADSLRLFLLKKEKGIPARESLVGTIVRRWSLGFSQCIYVLLGVGAAFGSVSVVSSHFLHNTALGWLLIAAVSTAGVILWGILVLAGGTGIASRFHNLLKRIPIKNVSEFVNLQKEDFVTIDRSLLTIRTAGHRHLLGSSSYYFASWWMEFLETYILLHAISLNVSFQDALALEALVSALRLGAFFLPAGIGVQEAGYAGILMALGVAASPASMALFILTKRLRDACWIVLGYSLLLMKGVIPSRKVVDLYLTEV from the coding sequence ATGATCGACTTCACCGAATTGTGGCGCCTTATAACTGTTCTGGGATGTACCCTGCCGTTCGTTTTCGCTCCGGGTGTTTTGCTTCATGTGCTGGACGTTCTCGGATGGCGCACAATGCTGGCAACCGACAGGCGCACTGTTTCGTTTACCTCCCTCCTGAACATCCACATTTCATCAGAGGCAATCGCCAGGTCCATTCCTTTCGGCGTTCCGTTTGCTGATTCGCTGAGGCTATTTCTCTTGAAGAAAGAAAAGGGAATACCTGCACGTGAGAGTCTTGTGGGCACTATTGTCCGCCGCTGGTCTCTGGGATTCAGCCAATGCATATACGTGCTGCTTGGGGTAGGTGCCGCCTTCGGATCTGTTTCCGTGGTCTCAAGTCATTTTCTCCACAATACTGCGCTTGGGTGGCTTCTCATCGCTGCGGTTTCAACTGCGGGAGTTATTCTGTGGGGCATCTTGGTCCTGGCCGGGGGCACCGGAATCGCAAGCCGTTTTCACAACCTCCTTAAACGTATTCCAATCAAGAACGTAAGCGAGTTCGTAAATCTGCAGAAAGAAGACTTTGTCACTATCGACAGGAGTCTCTTGACCATCCGGACTGCAGGACACAGACACCTTCTCGGCTCTTCTTCTTATTACTTCGCGTCTTGGTGGATGGAGTTTCTGGAGACATATATTCTCCTGCACGCAATCAGCCTGAACGTCAGCTTTCAGGACGCACTTGCACTTGAAGCTCTTGTCTCTGCTCTTCGACTCGGAGCGTTCTTTCTTCCTGCAGGAATTGGAGTTCAAGAGGCAGGGTATGCCGGCATTCTCATGGCATTGGGGGTTGCTGCCTCACCGGCAAGCATGGCGCTGTTCATCCTGACAAAACGATTGAGGGATGCCTGTTGGATTGTTCTCGGATATTCCCTCTTGCTGATGAAGGGAGTCATCCCGTCTCGCAAAGTGGTTGATTTGTATCTTACTGAAGTGTAG
- the pstC gene encoding phosphate ABC transporter permease subunit PstC, whose amino-acid sequence MVSLAAIVLIFLFVFREAAPIFVHKEKPVRPDVVEEEETYGEEFLGEGAQRLSEESAGKPSVESSGSEGEASLSNLLSTTWQPVATEPKYGLWPLIVGTLKVTVIAIVIAAPLAILAALFTSSFAPRWSREYIKPAIELLAGFPSVVIGFFALVTLATAMQNVFGYQYRLNVLLGGIAMSLAVIPIVYTVSEDAITAVPRFITEASLALGATKWQTALFVTLPAATPGVFAAILLGFGRAFGETMIVLMATGNAALISWSILEPVRTMSATIGAEMAEVVFGDTHYHVLFFIGAILFIFTFTLNAVAEVFIRQRLLKRFKGA is encoded by the coding sequence ATGGTTTCGCTTGCCGCCATTGTGCTGATTTTTCTGTTTGTGTTTCGTGAGGCGGCTCCGATTTTTGTGCATAAGGAAAAGCCTGTCCGCCCCGATGTGGTTGAAGAAGAGGAGACGTATGGCGAGGAGTTTTTGGGCGAAGGCGCTCAACGGCTCAGTGAGGAAAGTGCCGGCAAACCCTCGGTGGAATCCAGCGGCAGCGAGGGAGAGGCGTCGTTATCAAATCTTCTCTCCACAACGTGGCAACCTGTGGCAACCGAACCCAAGTACGGTCTGTGGCCGCTCATTGTCGGTACGTTGAAGGTGACGGTAATTGCCATAGTTATCGCCGCTCCCCTTGCGATTCTCGCCGCACTCTTTACCTCTTCCTTTGCGCCGCGTTGGTCGCGTGAATACATCAAGCCCGCGATTGAATTGCTTGCCGGATTCCCGTCCGTTGTTATCGGGTTCTTTGCCCTCGTTACGCTTGCAACGGCAATGCAAAATGTGTTCGGCTACCAGTACAGATTGAACGTGCTGCTGGGCGGCATTGCGATGTCGCTTGCTGTCATTCCCATCGTTTACACCGTTTCGGAAGATGCGATCACGGCCGTTCCCCGATTCATAACGGAGGCATCGCTCGCGCTCGGCGCAACGAAATGGCAAACGGCATTGTTTGTTACTCTGCCTGCCGCGACACCGGGAGTGTTTGCCGCCATTCTGCTCGGCTTCGGCAGGGCATTCGGCGAAACCATGATTGTGCTGATGGCAACCGGCAACGCGGCGCTGATCTCCTGGAGTATTCTTGAACCTGTCCGAACGATGTCGGCAACCATTGGCGCGGAGATGGCGGAAGTCGTGTTCGGCGATACGCATTATCATGTTCTCTTCTTCATCGGGGCGATTCTCTTCATCTTCACCTTCACACTCAACGCCGTGGCGGAAGTATTCATTCGCCAGCGTTTGCTGAAACGGTTCAAGGGAGCGTAG
- the pstA gene encoding phosphate ABC transporter permease PstA: MKLKRRLMGSWVVGTSAVATLTIIVVMLVMTASIVWGARDTISWEFLTAAPREGMTEGGIFPAIVGTVLLVLLMSIAGVPAGAITAIYLSEYASQKSVIARSIRFAVNTLAGVPSIVFGLFGLGFFVQFVGGGMDDIFSGGGELRWAQPNILWASLTMALLTLPVVIVSVEEAIKTVPQDLRAGSLALGATKWQTIWKVVLPNSMNGIFTGAILAVSRGAGEVAPILFTGAAYFLPHLPNTISDQFMHLGYHVYIMSTQSTNVDATKGIQYATTLVLLGLTVTLNLSAIILRSRMRGRQIQ, from the coding sequence ATGAAACTGAAACGCCGTCTCATGGGATCGTGGGTTGTGGGCACCAGTGCAGTTGCCACGCTGACGATCATCGTCGTTATGCTGGTGATGACGGCAAGCATTGTGTGGGGAGCAAGGGACACGATTTCGTGGGAGTTTCTTACCGCTGCCCCGCGTGAGGGAATGACGGAAGGCGGAATCTTTCCTGCAATCGTCGGAACAGTGTTGCTGGTGTTGTTGATGTCGATCGCGGGAGTGCCTGCGGGCGCAATCACCGCCATCTACCTCAGCGAGTATGCCAGCCAGAAATCCGTCATTGCGCGCTCAATCCGGTTTGCTGTGAATACGTTGGCGGGCGTTCCTTCGATAGTGTTCGGGTTGTTCGGACTCGGGTTCTTCGTTCAGTTCGTTGGAGGGGGAATGGACGATATCTTTTCGGGAGGCGGAGAACTCCGTTGGGCGCAACCGAACATCCTCTGGGCAAGCCTCACGATGGCATTGCTGACATTACCGGTCGTGATTGTTTCCGTTGAGGAGGCGATCAAAACGGTGCCGCAGGATTTACGGGCAGGAAGTCTCGCGCTCGGCGCCACAAAGTGGCAAACAATCTGGAAGGTTGTGCTTCCGAATTCGATGAACGGGATTTTCACAGGGGCGATCCTTGCGGTCAGCCGCGGCGCGGGTGAAGTGGCGCCCATTCTCTTCACCGGTGCGGCGTATTTTTTGCCGCATCTGCCGAACACCATCTCCGACCAGTTTATGCACCTCGGCTACCACGTGTACATCATGTCGACGCAATCGACCAACGTCGATGCGACGAAAGGAATTCAATACGCCACAACACTGGTGCTGTTGGGGCTGACTGTAACACTCAATCTCTCGGCAATCATCCTCCGCTCGCGGATGAGAGGCCGGCAGATTCAATAG
- a CDS encoding phosphate ABC transporter substrate-binding protein — translation MKTILMLIVVSFPGLSFVSGAEKITVKGSDTMVILGQRWAEMYMRAHKDVIIQVTGGGSGTGISALINGTTDICNSSRPIKESERAKLSEKQGSRGVEIKCALDGLAIYVHESNPVKELTLGQIKDIYVGKIKNWKEVGGLDQRIILYSRENNSGTYVYFKDEVLGGMDFAKNAQNMAGTAAVVNAVAKDKASIGYGGAAYGKGIRELSVKQDATSPAYAPTMENIRTGKYPISRFLFMYTKSRPSGALKKYIDWTLSAEGQKIVGEVGYFPIR, via the coding sequence ATGAAAACTATTCTGATGCTCATTGTGGTTTCGTTCCCGGGTTTATCCTTTGTATCGGGAGCCGAGAAAATCACGGTCAAAGGTTCCGACACGATGGTGATTCTCGGGCAACGATGGGCGGAAATGTATATGCGGGCACACAAAGATGTTATTATTCAAGTAACCGGCGGGGGGTCGGGTACGGGCATCTCAGCGCTGATTAACGGCACCACGGATATCTGTAATTCTTCCCGTCCGATAAAAGAATCCGAGCGGGCGAAGTTGAGCGAGAAGCAAGGTTCACGCGGTGTCGAAATCAAATGCGCGCTCGACGGCCTTGCCATCTACGTACATGAATCGAACCCTGTAAAAGAGCTCACGCTCGGACAAATCAAAGATATCTATGTGGGCAAAATCAAGAATTGGAAAGAAGTCGGCGGGCTAGATCAACGTATCATTCTCTATAGCCGCGAGAACAACTCCGGCACATATGTGTATTTCAAAGATGAAGTCCTCGGTGGGATGGACTTCGCGAAGAATGCACAAAATATGGCCGGAACCGCGGCTGTCGTGAATGCTGTTGCGAAAGACAAAGCAAGCATTGGCTACGGCGGTGCAGCGTACGGCAAGGGGATTCGTGAGTTGAGTGTGAAGCAGGATGCCACCTCTCCCGCCTACGCTCCGACAATGGAAAACATCCGCACAGGAAAGTACCCGATCAGTCGGTTTCTGTTTATGTACACAAAATCCCGCCCGAGCGGAGCATTAAAGAAATATATCGATTGGACGCTGAGCGCAGAAGGTCAGAAGATCGTTGGTGAAGTCGGATATTTCCCCATCAGATAA